In Doryrhamphus excisus isolate RoL2022-K1 chromosome 21, RoL_Dexc_1.0, whole genome shotgun sequence, a single genomic region encodes these proteins:
- the klf6a gene encoding Krueppel-like factor 6a: MDVLPMCSIFQELQIVHDTGYFSALPSLEEYWQQTCLELERYLQSEPYVSTSDLKFDAQEDLWSKLILACGDKAKADPKLPPAPHEEDNHDSPIFDNSSVNSDASSEASDSSEELSPTHSFTSNPLGSALGGSGPFSPSVISTPPSSPEANSEPGGVVGGWVGTHGDLHLPAKTKCGGVAKSSEKTGMTCGDVSPDGRRRIHRCQFNGCRKVYTKSSHLKAHQRTHTGEKPYRCSWEGCEWRFARSDELTRHFRKHTGAKPFKCSHCDRCFSRSDHLALHMKRHI, translated from the exons ATGGATGTTCTACCCATGTGCAGCATCTTCCAAGAACTTCAAATAGTTCACGACACGGGCTATTTCTCCGCCTTGCCGTCCCTGGAGGAGTACTGGCAGCAG ACATGCTTGGAGTTGGAGCGCTATCTACAGAGCGAGCCTTACGTCTCCACTTCCGACCTCAAGTTCGACGCCCAGGAGGACCTCTGGAGCAAGCTGATCCTGGCCTGCGGGGACAAGGCCAAAGCTGACCCCAAGTTGCCCCCGGCGCCCCACGAGGAGGACAATCACGACAGCCCCATTTTTGACAACAGCAGTGTGAATTCGGATGCCAGCAGCGAAGCGTCAGACAGTTCGGAGGAGCTCTCACCCACGCACAGCTTTACCTCCAACCCTCTGGGCTCGGCCTTGGGAGGCTCTGGACCATTTAGCCCATCCGTCATCAGCACGCCGCCGTCCTCGCCGGAGGCCAACTCCGAGCCCGGCGGGGTGGTGGGCGGCTGGGTGGGCACGCACGGCGACTTGCACTTGCCGGCCAAAACCAAGTGTGGGGGTGTGGCAAAGAGTTCGGAAAAGACGGGAATGACTTGCGGGGACGTTTCTCCCGACGGCAGGAGGAGGATACACCGGTGTCAGTTCAACGGCTGCCGCAAGGTTTACACCAAGAGCTCCCACCTGAAAGCACACCAGCGCACTCATACAG GTGAGAAACCGTACAGGTGTTCCTGGGAGGGCTGCGAGTGGCGTTTTGCACGCAGCGACGAGCTGACCAGACACTTCAGGAAGCACACCGGGGCAAAGCCATTCAAATGCAGCCACTGTGACAG ATGTTTCTCCAGGTCTGACCATCTGGCGCTTCACATGAAGAGGCACATCTAA